A part of Myxococcus landrumus genomic DNA contains:
- a CDS encoding PD-(D/E)XK nuclease family protein: protein MRRPTLSNDFSWSKSRHEKFSECLRSYYFYYYGSWGGWVADAPRDVRELYVLKKLANRFSWAGSVVHECIKDVLLDWRAGRVVDPAVVEARARKLMQDDFRHSRGKAYWTQKYRKQFTGLVEHEYGDVLPDEAWKQNWETVRSALAWFFTSRWPDLARSLKPEQWLEVDAGFDFAHFTLEGLKVFAIPDFAFVDADGTPVVVDWKTGKSREGYDEQVLGYALYVSQRYRFPVEKVRASLVYLNEGKEQDVQVDMSAMASFHKHFDTSVAKMRALLKDPATNTPLDMSAFPPSESLTPCVRCVFRRPCGREAALAAQSPAQSVA, encoded by the coding sequence ATGCGGCGCCCCACCCTTAGCAACGACTTCTCCTGGTCCAAGAGCCGCCACGAGAAGTTCTCCGAATGCCTGCGCTCCTACTACTTCTACTACTACGGCTCGTGGGGGGGCTGGGTGGCGGACGCGCCGCGAGACGTGCGGGAGCTGTACGTACTCAAGAAGCTGGCCAACCGCTTCAGTTGGGCCGGCAGCGTCGTGCATGAGTGCATCAAGGACGTGCTCCTGGACTGGAGAGCCGGCCGCGTCGTGGACCCCGCCGTGGTGGAGGCCCGCGCGCGCAAGCTGATGCAGGACGACTTCCGCCACTCGCGAGGCAAGGCGTACTGGACGCAGAAGTACCGCAAGCAGTTCACCGGACTCGTCGAGCACGAGTACGGCGACGTACTTCCCGACGAGGCCTGGAAGCAGAACTGGGAGACGGTGCGCTCGGCGCTGGCGTGGTTCTTCACGTCGCGCTGGCCGGACCTCGCGCGGAGCCTCAAGCCCGAGCAGTGGCTGGAGGTGGACGCGGGCTTCGACTTCGCCCACTTCACGCTGGAGGGGCTGAAGGTGTTCGCCATCCCCGACTTCGCCTTCGTGGACGCGGACGGCACGCCCGTGGTGGTGGACTGGAAGACGGGCAAGTCGCGCGAGGGCTACGACGAGCAGGTGCTCGGCTATGCCCTCTACGTGTCGCAGCGCTACCGCTTCCCGGTGGAGAAGGTGCGCGCGTCGCTCGTGTATCTCAACGAGGGCAAGGAGCAGGATGTCCAGGTGGACATGAGCGCCATGGCGTCCTTCCACAAGCACTTCGACACGAGCGTCGCGAAGATGCGTGCGCTCTTGAAGGACCCCGCGACGAACACGCCGTTGGACATGTCCGCGTTTCCCCCGTCGGAGTCGCTGACGCCCTGCGTGCGCTGTGTGTTCCGCAGGCCCTGTGGGCGCGAGGCCGC
- a CDS encoding SDR family oxidoreductase, with amino-acid sequence MKTRPFQERVVLITGASSGIGLAAARAYAQAGAHVVLAARRLERLEDAAREVESLGVRALAVRCDVTRGEDVEHLMREVRAAFGGLDVLVNNAGLGLYGPLESISEEQLRQVFELNVFALWRVTRAALPLLRGRRGAQVVNVSSVLGHRGLPLLGGYCASKAAVNAMTESLRTELAPEGIRVLLVSPGLTESEFREHRMNAEGWAQQAVPLKAMSAEQVAHEMVRASLRGRRDTILTLPGRIMVLANRFVPGLFDRIAHRMANPVKKNA; translated from the coding sequence ATGAAGACCCGACCCTTCCAGGAGCGAGTGGTCCTCATCACCGGGGCTTCCAGCGGCATCGGGCTCGCGGCCGCCAGGGCCTACGCCCAGGCGGGGGCGCATGTCGTCCTCGCCGCGCGGCGGCTGGAGCGGCTCGAGGACGCGGCCCGTGAAGTGGAGTCACTGGGCGTCAGGGCACTGGCGGTGCGGTGCGACGTGACCCGCGGCGAGGATGTGGAGCACCTCATGCGCGAGGTGCGCGCGGCCTTTGGTGGGCTGGATGTGCTCGTGAACAACGCGGGCCTGGGACTGTATGGGCCGCTGGAGTCCATCAGCGAGGAGCAGCTCCGGCAGGTGTTCGAGCTCAACGTGTTCGCGTTGTGGCGGGTGACTCGGGCCGCGTTGCCGCTCTTGCGCGGGCGACGAGGGGCGCAGGTGGTGAATGTCAGCTCCGTGCTGGGGCATCGCGGCCTGCCGCTGCTGGGTGGCTATTGCGCATCGAAGGCGGCGGTGAACGCCATGACGGAGTCGCTGCGCACGGAGCTCGCGCCCGAGGGCATCCGCGTGCTGCTCGTGTCCCCGGGACTCACCGAGAGCGAGTTCCGTGAGCACCGCATGAACGCGGAGGGCTGGGCACAGCAGGCGGTTCCGCTGAAGGCCATGTCGGCGGAGCAGGTCGCTCACGAGATGGTGCGCGCGAGCCTGCGTGGACGGCGAGACACCATCCTCACCCTCCCCGGCCGCATCATGGTACTGGCCAACCGGTTCGTCCCCGGCCTGTTCGACCGCATCGCCCACCGCATGGCCAATCCGGTGAAGAAGAACGCATGA
- the mutY gene encoding A/G-specific adenine glycosylase → MTPTAAHLASIRTPLLGWYDRNKRDLPWRRTKDPYAIWLSEVMLQQTQVSTVIPYWERFLARFPTVLALASAPLDDVLAGWKGLGYYSRARNLHRAAQEIVSRFGGKLPSSAEDLLSLPGFGRYTSGAVASIAFGEEAPLVDGNVARVFSRLFEVEGPPGDREREATLWELATLLVKGERPGDFNQSLMEHGATTCRPENPLCLLCPVRDACGAFRAGRVDELPPAKVRATPKKLTLALAVWSHADTLLFARRADSGLFGGLWELPAAEVDEDATPEETTLRLTAALGAGVRLESQLGTVKRQLTHRDLTLRLYRVSGPQRPSRSESFQELRWCTPTEAAALGMSTAMQRALEAAMTALA, encoded by the coding sequence GTGACACCAACTGCCGCGCACCTCGCGTCCATCCGCACGCCATTGCTCGGTTGGTATGACCGCAACAAGCGCGACCTGCCGTGGCGCCGCACGAAGGACCCATATGCCATCTGGCTGAGCGAGGTCATGCTCCAGCAGACGCAGGTGTCCACTGTCATTCCCTATTGGGAGCGCTTCCTCGCGCGATTCCCCACGGTGCTCGCGCTGGCCTCCGCGCCTCTCGACGACGTGCTCGCTGGCTGGAAGGGCCTGGGCTACTACAGCCGCGCTCGCAACCTGCACCGCGCCGCACAGGAAATCGTGTCGCGCTTCGGCGGCAAGTTGCCCTCCTCCGCCGAGGACCTGCTCTCCCTTCCTGGCTTCGGCCGCTACACCTCCGGCGCCGTTGCCTCCATCGCGTTTGGCGAGGAAGCCCCCCTCGTCGATGGCAACGTCGCCCGCGTGTTCTCCCGCCTCTTCGAGGTGGAAGGTCCTCCCGGTGACCGCGAGCGCGAGGCCACGCTCTGGGAGCTCGCCACCCTGCTCGTGAAGGGCGAACGGCCCGGCGACTTCAACCAGTCCCTCATGGAGCACGGCGCCACCACGTGTCGCCCGGAGAACCCGCTGTGTCTCCTCTGCCCCGTGCGCGACGCCTGCGGCGCCTTCCGCGCGGGCCGAGTGGACGAACTGCCTCCCGCCAAGGTGCGCGCCACGCCCAAGAAGCTGACGCTGGCCCTCGCCGTGTGGTCGCACGCGGATACGCTCTTGTTCGCTCGACGCGCGGACTCGGGCCTCTTCGGTGGACTCTGGGAGCTCCCCGCCGCCGAAGTGGATGAAGACGCCACTCCAGAAGAAACCACCCTGCGCCTCACCGCCGCGCTCGGTGCGGGCGTGCGGCTGGAGTCCCAGCTCGGCACGGTGAAGCGCCAGCTCACCCACCGCGACCTCACCCTGCGCCTGTATCGCGTCTCGGGCCCGCAGCGCCCCTCTCGCTCCGAGTCCTTCCAGGAGCTTCGCTGGTGCACGCCCACCGAGGCCGCGGCACTCGGCATGAGCACCGCGATGCAGCGCGCGCTGGAAGCGGCGATGACCGCGCTCGCCTGA
- a CDS encoding DUF2934 domain-containing protein, with product MARSSGPHSHPRTAAQASEQAPEPRGPRNVITHEQISRRAYEIFLARGGLHGNHEQDWAQAERELKLGRQ from the coding sequence ATGGCACGAAGCAGCGGTCCCCACTCCCATCCGCGGACAGCGGCACAGGCCTCGGAACAAGCTCCCGAGCCCCGGGGTCCGAGGAATGTCATCACCCATGAGCAGATTTCGCGCCGGGCCTACGAAATCTTCCTCGCCCGCGGTGGCCTTCACGGCAACCACGAGCAGGACTGGGCCCAGGCCGAGCGAGAGCTGAAGCTCGGCCGTCAGTAG